In Pseudohongiella acticola, the sequence GGCTGGCAATCAGCAGCGCCGCAGAACCATCGGCAATCTGACTGGCAGTACCGGCGGTTATCACGCCATCTTCAAACAGAGTCTTGAGCCCCTGCATTGACTCGATACTGGCGTCATACCGAATGCCTTCGTCCAGAACATGGGTTTCAATACCACCATCAGCTAATGTCACTTCAACAGGCACCACTTCGCGCCGGAAATGGCCGTTGCTGGTGGCTGCCGACGCGCGCTGGTGACTCAGCACGCCAAACTTGTCCAGCTCTTTGCGGCTGATATGGTATTTCTGGGCGAGTAGCTCAGCACCGTTAAACTGACTGAACTCAATGCCGGGGTACAATTCATCGATGCGTTCGCCGCGCGGTATGCCCCGTCCCTTATCCAGTGTGTCATTGATGTTGGAGCCGATAGGAACCAGACTCATGCTTTCAACACCACCGCAAATCACCAGATCCTGCGTTCCGGACATGACCGCCTGAGCGCCAAAATGAATCGCCTGCAATGAGGAGCCGCACTGGCGATCAACAGTAACGCCCGGCACCGATACGTCCAGTCGCGAGGCCAACGCCACATTACGTGCCAGATTACCGGCCTGAGCTCCAATCTGGCTGACGCAGCCAAAGATGACATCATCCACGGCATGAGTTGGCAGCGCTGTTCGATCCAGCAATTCATCAACCACGGCAGCGCCGAGGTCGATCGGATGAATACCACTCAGTTTCCCATTGCGGCGGCCACATGCCGTCCTGACAGCGGCAACAATATACGCTTCGCCCATGTTGTTCTCCCCAACTAAATTATGTGTCCCATCCAGCGTCCGCCAAGCATAACACCGGCCCACAATACCAAGGAAGCGATGCCGGCGAGACGAATTGACAGGGGTATGGTGCGGTCCCAGCCCTCAGCAAGACGGACACTGCGGTGATGAAATATCAACATGTTTACACCGGCCATCAACATCAACAGCATTTTCCACTGGAACGCCGGATTTAGTACATGAGCACTGGCCCGCGTGATAAAGAGGCCAATACCGGTGATGGTGGCCACACTAAAAGCCAGCCAGATCCAGGGCAGAAAGTCCCGACTCAGTAATCGATATGGATAAACCCGTGCCGCAACGCCAGCCAGGCGCAGATCCAGCATCAGCAGTGCCCCCAGCATCAATGTGATACTGATGACGTGTAGTGAATTGAACAGAGGAAAAAGCCAGGTCGCGCCAATCTGTTCGGCCAGCCATGTGTATTCAAGATTTAACCAGAATTCGTGCTGCAACATAGATTTATCCCGGCCAGAACAGATAGTCGGCGTATGCGATCCAACGACCCGACATGGCTGTCATCAGCCAGGCCATTAGCGCTAACAGTGCCGCCAGTTTTATTGGCCAGTGCTGATGCTGTGCAGTGCCATTGCGGTAACTGCGCCAAAGAACTACGGTTAGCAGCAAGGCCAGACACAAAAAGCCGGCTTTGTAGAGGAAAACCGGG encodes:
- a CDS encoding acetyl-CoA C-acyltransferase; translation: MGEAYIVAAVRTACGRRNGKLSGIHPIDLGAAVVDELLDRTALPTHAVDDVIFGCVSQIGAQAGNLARNVALASRLDVSVPGVTVDRQCGSSLQAIHFGAQAVMSGTQDLVICGGVESMSLVPIGSNINDTLDKGRGIPRGERIDELYPGIEFSQFNGAELLAQKYHISRKELDKFGVLSHQRASAATSNGHFRREVVPVEVTLADGGIETHVLDEGIRYDASIESMQGLKTLFEDGVITAGTASQIADGSAALLIASRRAVEKYNLPVRARIHTLVVVGSDPEIMLEGPIPATEKLLDRADLTIDDIDLYEVNEAFGSVPLAWAKALGADLRRLNVNGGAQALGHPLGATGAKLMTTLLHELERREVRYGLVAICEGGGTANATLIERLDGPDW
- a CDS encoding DUF6644 family protein → MLQHEFWLNLEYTWLAEQIGATWLFPLFNSLHVISITLMLGALLMLDLRLAGVAARVYPYRLLSRDFLPWIWLAFSVATITGIGLFITRASAHVLNPAFQWKMLLMLMAGVNMLIFHHRSVRLAEGWDRTIPLSIRLAGIASLVLWAGVMLGGRWMGHII